A window of Borreliella garinii genomic DNA:
ATCAAAAGTTAAAGCTTCTTTTATTATCTTATTTGTCATAAAGTTTCCTTTTTATTGTTTTTATTATTCCCATTCTATGGTTGATGGAGGCTTAGAAGATATATCATAACAAACTCTATTTATACCTCTAACTTCATTAATTATTCTTGAAGAAACTTTTTTTAAAAAATTATAAGGAAGTTCAGTCCATTCTGCAGTCATGAAGTCTTGAGTATTGACACATCTAATGACAGCTGTATATTCATATGTCCTTTGATCTCCCATTACGCCTACAGATTTAACAGGCAGCAATACAACAAATGCTTGTCTTATTTCATAATATAAGTCATTTATAAAGAGCTCCTCTGTGAGAATATTGTCTGCTTCTTGTAAGATATTGATCTTCTCTTGTGTTACTTCTCCAATTATTCTTATAGCTAGTCCTGGGCCTGGGAATGGGTGTCTATAAAGAGCTTCTTTTTTAATGCCTAAATTTATTCCGATTTGAATTATTTCATCCTTAAAAAATTCATTCAAAGGTTCTAAAAGCTTTAAACGCATCTTATCTGGAAGTCCCCCTACGTTGTGATGAGATTTAATTTTTGAAGAAGCGTTATTTTTTGATTTAGATTCAATTACGTCGGAATAAATTGTTCCTTGTGCTAAATATTCTATATTTTGATCTTCTAGAGTAATTTTTTCAAAAACGTTTACAAATTCTTTTCCTATTATTTTTCTTTTTTCTTCAGGATCGCTTATATTTTTTAAATGGTTCAAGAATTTTTCAGAAGCATCAATGTATTTTATATTTAAATCATATTGATGCTTTAATTCTAGTATTTTTTTATCTTCATTTTTACGCAACAATCCAGTATTTACAAAAACGCAGATTAAATTTTCTTTTATTGCCCTTTTTATAAGCAATGCGCAAACCAAAGAGTCTGTACCACCAGAAAGTCCTAAAATAACCTTTTTACTACCTACTTTAAGCTTAATTTTTTCCACAATGGTTTTTATATTGCTCTCTAATGACCAATTAGTTTGAGATTGGCAAATTTTAAAAACAAAATTTTTAAGTATTTTATCGCCAAATTCAGAATGAGTTACTTCTGGGTGAAATTGTAGACCATAAATCTTTTGCTCTTCATTTGATATAGAAGCAATACAGTTTTTTGTAAAAGCCAACTGTTTGAAATTATTGGGAATTTTTTCAATACTATCCCCATGACTCATAATAATTTGAAATTTGTTTGGAAGCTCTGAGAATAAAAGAGATTTTTCATTTTTTAGAAAGATTTCAGAGCTTCCATATTCTTGTTTGCAGTCTTTAGATACTATCCCCCCAAATAATTTAACAATTAATTGCATTCCATAACATATGCCTAAAACAGGTATTTTTAAATTAAAAATTTCCATGTTCAAGGTAGGGGCATCTTTTGCGTAAACAGAGGCAGGGCCTCCACTTAGTATTATTCCCGCGATGTTCATATTTTTAATTTCTTTTAAAGGGGTATAGTAAGGTATTACTTTTGTATAAACCCCAATTTCTCTAATTCTTCTTGCAATTAGCTGGCTATATTGGGATCCAAAATCTAATACAAGTATTGCACAAACATTCATTGTATGAGTCCTTAAAACAAATAAAAGTTTTTTTATTAAAGCGTATTTCATTTAATTGTAGCATATTTTGCTTTGCTTCTTTCAATCTTAAAATCAATTAAGATGGTTAGTTTGTAATTTTTCAAGAATTTTTCAAGAATTTTTCAAGAATTTTTCAAGAATTTTTCAAGAATTTTTCAAATTTATTTATTGAAAAATTATTTTTTTTATATAAAAAATTGAAAAGAAAAATTGTTGAACTAATAATTTATATAAAAAGGAGGCACAAATTAATGAAAAAGAATACATTAAGTGCGATATTAATGACTTTATTTTTATTTATATCTTGTAATAATTCAGGTGGGGATACTGCATCTACTAATCCTGATGAATCTGTTAAGGGGCCTAATCTTACAGAAATAAGCAAAAAAATTACAGATTCTAATGCATTTGTACTGGCTGTGAAAGAAGTTGAGGCTTTGATCTCATCTATAGATGAACTTGCTAAAGCTATTGGTCAAAGAATACAACAAAATGGTTTAGTTGCTGATGCGGGTCACAACAGCGCATTGTTAGCAGGAGCCCATGAAATATCAATCCTAATAACACAAAAATTAGATGGATTAAAAGGTTTAGAAGGATTAAAAGCAGAGATTGCAGAAGCTAAGAAATATTCTGAAGCATTTACTAAAAAACTAAAAGATAATCATGCACAGCTTGGTATACAGAATGGTGCTTCTCTTGATGATGAGGCAAAAAAAGCTATTTTAAAAACAAATGTGGACAAAACCAAGGGTGCTGAAGAGCTTGAAAAGTTATTTAAATCAGTAGAAAGCTTGTCAAAAGCAGCGCAAGAAGCACTAACTAATTCAGTTAAAGAGCTTACAAATCCTGTTGTGGCAGAAACTCCAAAAAAACCTTAATTAAGGTCAATAATATAAGATTAATTTGTTTTAAAAAAGTAACTGGAAAAATAAAGTCAATATAGAGTCAAGAAATATTTCTTGACTCTTATTTTTCTATTTTTACAAAAAATTTCTTAAAATTCATTTTAAATAAGAATTAAATGATTTTAGCTGTAATCTACTTAAAAGAATAAAACTTATTTCAAAGACTGTTAATAAATTGAATTTAAGTATTTTGAATATAAAAAAATTAGTTAGCAATTTGCTTTAGAAATTACTAAATTTTGATTTTGAAGGCTTAAATAGTTTTGCCAAATTTTTAAAGATACTTAATAAGTAGTTTTTTGGTTTTGTGTGGAATTTTATAAAGCTAGCAATATGCGGAATATTTTGATGATAAAAACCCTTTTTTCATGATTTATAATTTAGTTTGTTTGAATTACAGATTTTAAATTTTTTTTATAAATAGCAAATCAGTTAATAGCAAATCAGTTAATAACCATAAAAAAATTTAATAATAAAAATTATACACAGTATTATCATTACTGGAGAGATTTTATTTTTTTTGTTTTCCAACAAATTAAGTATTACATTTATTAAAACGTAAAATATTATTCCAATGCTTATTCCTGAAGAGATATTGTATGTTAAAGGAATTAAAAAAAGTATTAAAAAACTGGAAACATTTTCTCTTATATTAGAGAAATTAATTTTTATTATTTCTCTGCACATTGAAAATCCTACATATATTAGTGCTGCAGCAGTTGCACTAGCAGGAACAGCAATAAATAATGGTGAAAGGAATATTGCAATAAAGAACATTATTCCCGTTAC
This region includes:
- the ospC gene encoding outer surface protein OspC, translated to MKKNTLSAILMTLFLFISCNNSGGDTASTNPDESVKGPNLTEISKKITDSNAFVLAVKEVEALISSIDELAKAIGQRIQQNGLVADAGHNSALLAGAHEISILITQKLDGLKGLEGLKAEIAEAKKYSEAFTKKLKDNHAQLGIQNGASLDDEAKKAILKTNVDKTKGAEELEKLFKSVESLSKAAQEALTNSVKELTNPVVAETPKKP
- the guaA gene encoding glutamine-hydrolyzing GMP synthase, whose amino-acid sequence is MNVCAILVLDFGSQYSQLIARRIREIGVYTKVIPYYTPLKEIKNMNIAGIILSGGPASVYAKDAPTLNMEIFNLKIPVLGICYGMQLIVKLFGGIVSKDCKQEYGSSEIFLKNEKSLLFSELPNKFQIIMSHGDSIEKIPNNFKQLAFTKNCIASISNEEQKIYGLQFHPEVTHSEFGDKILKNFVFKICQSQTNWSLESNIKTIVEKIKLKVGSKKVILGLSGGTDSLVCALLIKRAIKENLICVFVNTGLLRKNEDKKILELKHQYDLNIKYIDASEKFLNHLKNISDPEEKRKIIGKEFVNVFEKITLEDQNIEYLAQGTIYSDVIESKSKNNASSKIKSHHNVGGLPDKMRLKLLEPLNEFFKDEIIQIGINLGIKKEALYRHPFPGPGLAIRIIGEVTQEKINILQEADNILTEELFINDLYYEIRQAFVVLLPVKSVGVMGDQRTYEYTAVIRCVNTQDFMTAEWTELPYNFLKKVSSRIINEVRGINRVCYDISSKPPSTIEWE